The Vibrio pomeroyi genome window below encodes:
- the fre gene encoding NAD(P)H-flavin reductase — translation MTIKCKVKSIEPLACNTYQILLHPETPVAFKAGQYLMVEMGEKDKRPFSIASSPCRHEGELELHIGAAEHNAYALEVVEAMKKAQAEDGDIAIDAPHGDAWVKEESERPLLLIAGGTGFSYVRSILDHCIAQNSKKEIHLYWGAKDECQLYAKEELVGIAEKHSNVHFVPVVEEAPEVWHGQTGNVLEAITQSFESLADFDIYIAGRFEMAGAARDLFTQNKEAKRDHMYADAYAFI, via the coding sequence ATGACTATTAAATGTAAAGTGAAGTCTATCGAGCCTTTGGCTTGTAACACTTACCAAATCCTACTTCACCCAGAAACACCAGTCGCTTTTAAAGCGGGTCAGTACCTGATGGTTGAAATGGGCGAGAAAGATAAACGTCCATTTTCTATTGCAAGCAGCCCATGCCGCCATGAAGGTGAGCTTGAGTTACACATTGGTGCCGCTGAGCACAATGCTTACGCATTAGAAGTTGTTGAGGCGATGAAGAAAGCACAAGCTGAAGATGGCGATATTGCTATTGATGCACCACACGGTGATGCGTGGGTTAAAGAAGAAAGCGAACGTCCTCTATTATTGATTGCTGGTGGTACTGGTTTTAGCTATGTGCGTTCTATCCTAGACCACTGCATCGCGCAAAACAGCAAAAAAGAGATTCACTTATACTGGGGTGCAAAAGACGAGTGCCAGCTATACGCAAAAGAAGAGCTAGTAGGCATCGCAGAAAAGCACAGCAATGTGCACTTTGTACCAGTAGTAGAAGAAGCACCTGAAGTATGGCACGGCCAAACTGGTAATGTACTTGAAGCAATTACGCAAAGTTTCGAATCACTGGCTGATTTCGATATCTATATTGCAGGTCGTTTTGAAATGGCAGGTGCTGCAAGAGACCTATTTACTCAGAATAAAGAAGCAAAGCGTGACCATATGTACGCTGATGCTTACGCCTTTATCTAA
- a CDS encoding 2Fe-2S iron-sulfur cluster-binding protein, with protein sequence MSYQVVLYPENISFTVEKGQTVLDAALNSDIYFPNRCQVGACAMCMCKKLEGQVSYHLEPMLTEKEQEQGWIFACQAFAESNLVLTFAD encoded by the coding sequence ATGAGCTACCAAGTAGTCTTATATCCAGAAAACATCAGTTTCACAGTAGAAAAAGGGCAAACGGTCTTGGATGCTGCGCTCAACAGCGATATCTATTTCCCAAACCGTTGCCAAGTTGGCGCATGCGCGATGTGTATGTGCAAAAAATTAGAAGGACAAGTGAGTTACCACCTTGAACCCATGCTCACAGAGAAAGAGCAGGAACAGGGCTGGATTTTCGCTTGCCAAGCATTTGCAGAAAGTAATTTAGTTCTAACCTTTGCCGATTAA
- the ubiD gene encoding 4-hydroxy-3-polyprenylbenzoate decarboxylase, translating to MSFKDLRDFIDHLESIGQLKRISHPVDPDYEMTEISDRTLRAGGPALLFENPVGYDMPVLTNLFGTPNRVAIGMGRQEVKELREVGKLLAYLKEPEPPKGFKDALDKLPVFKQVLNMPAKRLRKAACQQVVWQGNEVDLDKIPVMSCWADDVAPLLTWGLTVTRGPNKKRQNLGIYRQQKIGKNKIIMRWLAHRGGALDLRDWMETNPGKPFPISVAFGADPATILGAVTPVPDTLSEYAFAGLLRGSKTEVVKSISNDLEVPASAEIVMEGYIDPNEFADEGPYGDHTGYYNEKEKHHVFTITHVTMRENPIYHSTYTGRPPDEPAVLGVALNEVFVPILQKQFPEIEDFYLPPEGCSYRMAVVTMKKQYPGHAKRVMMGVWSFLRQFMYTKFVLVCDEDVNARDWSQVTAAMCKYMDPSRDSLMIENTPIDSLDFASPVVGLGSKMGLDITKKWDAELALSPDVESAPVSSEHIEGSLAELTKAHPEIIDIHLQNDNASMVVVSIDKQVAGNGKKIMEAVWSQFDENKFVIVCDGDVNVSDWNDIIWAVTTRMDPARDTLFLQNETGHSKMGLDATNKWEGECLREWGVPITKDPDVVKKIDSIWEQLGIS from the coding sequence ATGAGTTTTAAAGATTTACGTGATTTTATCGACCATCTTGAAAGTATTGGTCAGTTGAAACGCATTTCTCACCCTGTCGATCCAGACTACGAAATGACCGAGATTAGCGACCGTACTCTACGTGCTGGTGGCCCGGCTCTTTTGTTTGAAAATCCTGTAGGCTATGACATGCCTGTTTTGACTAACCTATTTGGTACACCTAACCGTGTGGCTATTGGTATGGGTCGTCAGGAAGTAAAAGAACTGCGTGAAGTGGGCAAGTTGCTTGCTTACCTAAAAGAGCCTGAGCCCCCAAAAGGCTTTAAAGACGCTCTTGATAAGCTGCCAGTGTTTAAGCAAGTCTTAAACATGCCGGCTAAACGCCTTCGCAAAGCGGCTTGCCAACAAGTGGTTTGGCAAGGTAATGAGGTCGACCTAGATAAAATTCCTGTGATGAGTTGCTGGGCCGACGATGTCGCGCCATTGCTAACATGGGGTTTAACGGTTACTCGTGGTCCAAATAAAAAACGCCAAAACTTAGGTATCTATCGCCAGCAAAAGATCGGTAAAAACAAAATCATCATGCGTTGGTTAGCCCATCGTGGTGGTGCGCTTGATCTACGCGATTGGATGGAAACCAACCCAGGTAAACCATTTCCGATATCTGTAGCATTTGGCGCAGACCCTGCCACCATTCTTGGCGCGGTGACACCAGTACCAGATACCTTATCGGAATACGCATTTGCAGGATTGCTGCGTGGTAGTAAAACTGAGGTCGTTAAATCAATCAGTAATGACCTAGAGGTACCAGCAAGTGCGGAAATCGTAATGGAAGGCTACATCGACCCGAATGAGTTCGCGGACGAAGGCCCATACGGAGACCACACGGGTTACTACAACGAGAAAGAAAAGCACCACGTATTTACGATTACTCATGTAACCATGCGCGAGAACCCTATTTATCACAGCACGTATACTGGCCGTCCGCCTGATGAGCCAGCGGTATTGGGTGTTGCACTAAATGAAGTGTTTGTTCCTATTCTTCAAAAGCAGTTCCCTGAGATCGAAGATTTCTACCTGCCGCCTGAAGGTTGTTCGTACCGAATGGCGGTAGTGACAATGAAGAAGCAATACCCAGGTCACGCTAAGCGAGTGATGATGGGTGTATGGTCTTTCTTGCGTCAATTCATGTACACCAAATTTGTATTGGTGTGCGATGAGGATGTGAACGCACGTGATTGGTCTCAAGTAACCGCTGCGATGTGTAAATATATGGATCCGTCACGCGATAGCTTGATGATAGAGAACACACCGATCGACTCGTTAGATTTTGCGTCTCCAGTGGTTGGATTGGGTTCTAAGATGGGCTTAGACATCACCAAGAAGTGGGATGCGGAGTTAGCATTATCGCCAGACGTTGAATCTGCGCCTGTAAGTAGTGAACATATCGAAGGTAGCCTGGCTGAGTTAACTAAGGCTCACCCTGAAATTATTGATATTCATCTACAGAACGACAACGCCAGCATGGTTGTTGTGTCTATTGATAAGCAAGTTGCAGGGAATGGTAAGAAAATCATGGAAGCGGTTTGGTCTCAATTTGATGAGAACAAGTTTGTTATCGTGTGTGATGGTGATGTCAACGTGAGTGACTGGAATGACATCATTTGGGCGGTAACCACCAGAATGGATCCGGCCAGAGATACATTGTTCCTACAGAACGAAACTGGACACTCCAAAATGGGACTAGATGCGACCAATAAATGGGAAGGCGAATGTCTTCGCGAGTGGGGCGTTCCTATTACAAAAGATCCTGATGTGGTTAAAAAGATTGATAGCATCTGGGAACAGCTAGGAATTTCATGA
- the rho gene encoding transcription termination factor Rho: MNLTELKNRPVSELVKLSESLGLENQARLRKQDIIFSILKAHAKSGEDIFGDGVLEILQDGFGFLRSGDSSYLAGPDDIYVSPSQIRRFNLRTGDSIGGKIRPPKDGERYFALLKVNTVNYDKPDNARNKILFENLTPLHANERMVMEAGNGATEDITARILDLASPIGKGQRGLIVAPPKAGKTMLLQNIAQSIARNHPECELMVLLIDERPEEVTEMQRLVKGEVIASTFDEPASRHVQVAEMVIEKAKRLVEHKKDVVILLDSITRLARAYNTVIPSSGKVLTGGVDANALHRPKRFFGAARNVEEGGSLTIIATALVDTGSKMDEVIYEEFKGTGNMELHLNRKIAEKRVFPAIDFNRSGTRREELLTKNDELQKMWILRKIVHPMGEIDAMEFLIDKLAMTKTNDEFFDAMRRQ; the protein is encoded by the coding sequence ATGAATCTTACTGAACTGAAGAACAGACCAGTGTCTGAACTTGTTAAACTTAGCGAAAGCCTAGGTCTTGAAAATCAAGCTCGCTTAAGAAAACAAGACATTATCTTCTCCATCCTTAAAGCGCATGCAAAAAGTGGTGAAGACATCTTTGGTGATGGTGTTCTAGAAATTCTTCAAGACGGTTTTGGTTTCCTGCGTAGCGGCGACAGCTCATACCTTGCTGGGCCAGATGATATTTATGTATCACCAAGCCAGATTCGTCGTTTTAACCTTCGCACAGGTGATTCTATTGGCGGTAAAATCCGCCCACCTAAAGATGGCGAGCGTTACTTTGCACTGCTTAAAGTAAACACGGTTAACTACGACAAGCCAGACAACGCACGTAACAAAATCCTTTTTGAAAACCTTACTCCTCTTCATGCCAACGAACGTATGGTGATGGAAGCTGGTAATGGTGCGACTGAAGATATCACAGCCCGAATCCTTGACCTTGCTTCACCAATTGGTAAAGGTCAGCGTGGTCTGATTGTTGCTCCGCCTAAAGCGGGTAAAACAATGCTGCTGCAAAATATCGCTCAAAGCATTGCTCGCAACCATCCAGAGTGTGAACTAATGGTTCTACTTATCGATGAGCGTCCAGAAGAAGTAACAGAAATGCAGCGCCTAGTTAAAGGTGAAGTAATTGCATCGACTTTCGATGAGCCAGCATCTCGCCACGTACAAGTAGCAGAAATGGTAATCGAGAAGGCGAAGCGCCTTGTTGAACACAAGAAAGACGTGGTTATCCTACTGGACTCAATCACTCGTCTCGCTCGTGCTTACAACACCGTGATTCCTTCATCTGGTAAAGTTCTTACTGGTGGTGTTGATGCGAATGCTCTACATCGTCCAAAGCGCTTCTTTGGTGCGGCACGTAACGTAGAAGAAGGCGGTAGCTTAACTATCATCGCAACAGCACTGGTTGATACTGGTTCTAAGATGGATGAAGTTATCTACGAAGAGTTCAAAGGTACAGGTAACATGGAACTGCACCTTAACCGTAAGATTGCGGAAAAACGCGTATTCCCAGCGATTGATTTCAACCGCTCTGGTACTCGTCGTGAAGAGCTTCTTACTAAGAACGATGAATTACAGAAGATGTGGATCCTGCGTAAGATTGTTCACCCAATGGGCGAAATCGACGCGATGGAATTCCTTATCGACAAGCTAGCAATGACTAAAACGAACGATGAGTTCTTTGACGCAATGCGCCGTCAGTAA
- the trxA gene encoding thioredoxin TrxA, with translation MSDKILQLTDDGFDNDVINAAGPVLVDFWAEWCGPCKMIAPILDEIADEYEGKLTIGKLNIDQNAGTPPKFGIRGIPTLLLFKDGGVAATKVGALSKTQLKEFLDANL, from the coding sequence ATGAGTGATAAGATTTTGCAGCTAACTGATGACGGTTTTGATAACGATGTGATCAATGCTGCAGGCCCGGTTCTTGTTGATTTTTGGGCTGAATGGTGTGGTCCTTGTAAGATGATTGCTCCGATTCTTGATGAAATCGCAGACGAGTACGAAGGCAAGCTCACTATCGGTAAATTAAATATCGACCAAAACGCAGGAACTCCACCAAAATTTGGTATTCGCGGTATTCCAACGCTACTTCTTTTCAAAGATGGTGGCGTAGCAGCAACTAAAGTTGGTGCATTGTCTAAAACTCAACTTAAAGAGTTCCTAGACGCTAACCTTTAA
- the rhlB gene encoding ATP-dependent RNA helicase RhlB has protein sequence MKKTHITEQKFADLDLLPQVIEGLEKKGFDYCTPIQALALPVLLTGQDIAGQAQTGTGKTLAFLTATFNHLLKTPEHEGRKPNQPRAIIMAPTRELAIQIYNDADSLVESTGIKAALAYGGESYDKQLGKIEEGADILIGTTGRIIDFYKQKVFNLNHIQAVVLDEADRMFDLGFIKDIRFLFRRMPEPKDRLNMLFSATLSYRVQELAFEHMHNPEHVVVEPERKTGHRIQEELFYPSNEHKMALLQTLIEEEWPDRAIIFANTKHKCESVWGHLAADGHRVGLLTGDVPQKKREKILEQFTKGDVDLLVATDVAARGLHIPQVTHVFNFDLPDDCEDYVHRIGRTGRAGESGHSISFACEDYAINLPPIEEYIEHAIPMSDYDASALLEDLPAPLRLRTRNPQQRRSNNNGPRNGNRKPNQNRRPRQPRHNKEA, from the coding sequence ATGAAAAAGACGCATATCACAGAGCAAAAGTTCGCCGACTTGGATTTACTCCCGCAAGTCATTGAAGGATTGGAGAAAAAAGGGTTCGATTACTGTACCCCTATCCAAGCCTTGGCGCTCCCGGTACTGCTCACCGGCCAAGACATTGCAGGCCAGGCCCAAACGGGTACTGGTAAAACGCTTGCGTTTCTTACTGCTACTTTTAATCACCTGCTAAAAACACCTGAGCATGAAGGGCGCAAGCCTAACCAGCCACGTGCGATTATTATGGCACCAACACGTGAACTCGCGATTCAGATCTACAACGATGCTGACTCTCTGGTTGAAAGCACAGGTATCAAAGCAGCACTTGCTTACGGTGGCGAAAGCTACGACAAGCAACTAGGTAAGATCGAAGAAGGCGCAGATATCTTAATTGGTACAACTGGCCGTATCATCGATTTCTACAAGCAGAAGGTATTTAACCTTAACCATATTCAAGCTGTTGTTCTTGACGAAGCTGATCGCATGTTCGATCTTGGTTTCATCAAAGACATCCGCTTCTTGTTCCGCCGTATGCCTGAGCCAAAAGATCGCCTGAACATGCTGTTCTCTGCGACGCTTTCTTACCGCGTACAAGAGCTAGCGTTCGAACACATGCACAACCCAGAGCACGTCGTTGTTGAACCTGAGCGTAAAACTGGTCATCGTATTCAAGAAGAGCTTTTCTACCCTTCTAACGAACACAAAATGGCTCTTCTACAAACGTTAATCGAAGAAGAGTGGCCAGATCGCGCAATCATCTTCGCTAACACTAAGCACAAATGTGAATCAGTTTGGGGCCACTTGGCTGCCGATGGTCACCGTGTTGGTTTGCTAACAGGTGATGTTCCTCAGAAGAAACGTGAAAAGATTCTTGAGCAATTCACTAAAGGCGATGTTGACCTGCTTGTCGCAACGGATGTTGCAGCACGTGGCCTACACATCCCTCAAGTAACACACGTATTCAACTTTGACCTACCTGACGATTGTGAAGATTACGTTCACCGTATCGGTCGTACAGGTCGTGCTGGTGAAAGCGGGCACTCGATCAGCTTTGCTTGTGAAGATTACGCAATCAACTTGCCACCAATCGAAGAATACATTGAGCACGCTATTCCAATGTCTGACTACGATGCTTCTGCACTACTAGAAGATCTACCGGCACCATTGCGTTTACGTACACGTAACCCGCAACAACGTCGCTCAAACAACAATGGTCCACGTAACGGTAACCGTAAACCCAACCAGAACCGTCGCCCACGCCAACCGCGTCATAACAAGGAAGCTTAG
- the gppA gene encoding guanosine-5'-triphosphate,3'-diphosphate diphosphatase has protein sequence MSQTVSPPLYAAIDLGSNSFHMLVVRHIDGSVQTMAKIKRKVRLAAGLDENNVLSTEAMQRGWDCLSLFAERLQDIPKENIRIVGTATLRTAINVDIFLEKANQILGYDINVISGEEEAATIYKGVAHTSGGSGRRLVVDIGGASTEMIIGEGFSAKALTSLKMGCVTWLERHFKDRQLTATNFNNAIEAAKSTLAPILNSYTDIGWDVCVGASGTVQALQEIMLAQGMDEVITHAKLKRLQKQAMITERLEELEIEGLTLERALVFPSGLSILIAIFELLEIDSMTLAGGALREGLAYEMVDELRQDDIRARTIKSVQSRYQMDVSYGEQVAVVAQTLLDQAGAETWVSEPQAGVLLQTAAQLHEIGLTIDFKKGGAHSAYLLQNLDLPGFTRAQKYYLGELTRRYREQLTSLPEQHAISGTSSKRILRILRLAILLTHRRNPALEPEFKLTTDGNNLTLTLSKQWLADNPLTAAELEIESNRQTDIGWPLVIAEL, from the coding sequence ATGAGCCAAACAGTGTCACCCCCGCTTTACGCTGCAATCGACCTCGGGTCGAACAGTTTTCATATGCTCGTTGTGCGTCATATCGATGGCAGCGTACAAACCATGGCTAAAATTAAGCGCAAAGTGCGTTTAGCTGCAGGCTTAGATGAAAATAATGTGCTTAGTACTGAAGCCATGCAGCGCGGTTGGGACTGTTTGAGTCTCTTTGCAGAGCGACTGCAAGATATTCCGAAAGAAAATATCCGCATTGTAGGTACAGCGACCCTACGTACTGCTATCAATGTGGATATCTTTCTAGAGAAAGCGAACCAGATTCTTGGTTACGACATCAATGTTATCTCTGGTGAAGAAGAAGCTGCGACTATCTATAAAGGCGTGGCACATACTTCTGGTGGCAGCGGCCGCCGACTGGTAGTGGATATTGGTGGCGCAAGTACCGAAATGATAATCGGTGAAGGCTTCTCAGCGAAAGCACTAACCAGCTTAAAAATGGGCTGTGTGACTTGGCTTGAACGCCACTTTAAAGATCGCCAATTAACCGCAACCAACTTTAACAACGCCATTGAAGCGGCGAAGTCGACGTTGGCTCCTATCCTAAATAGCTACACTGATATCGGATGGGATGTGTGTGTTGGTGCCAGCGGTACCGTTCAGGCATTGCAAGAAATCATGTTAGCGCAAGGCATGGATGAAGTTATTACTCATGCCAAACTTAAACGCCTACAGAAACAAGCGATGATCACTGAGCGCTTGGAAGAGCTAGAAATAGAAGGACTGACCCTTGAACGCGCATTAGTGTTCCCAAGTGGCCTTTCTATTCTTATTGCGATTTTTGAGCTACTTGAAATCGATTCAATGACACTCGCAGGCGGAGCACTCCGCGAAGGCCTGGCCTACGAGATGGTTGATGAGCTACGCCAAGACGATATCCGTGCACGTACCATCAAGAGCGTTCAATCACGCTACCAGATGGACGTAAGTTACGGTGAGCAAGTTGCTGTAGTCGCACAAACGCTGCTAGACCAAGCAGGCGCCGAAACATGGGTTTCAGAACCACAAGCTGGCGTGCTATTACAAACCGCAGCCCAGCTTCACGAAATTGGTTTAACCATCGATTTCAAAAAAGGCGGCGCGCACAGCGCTTACCTACTACAGAATTTAGATTTGCCAGGTTTTACCCGAGCACAGAAATACTACTTGGGTGAATTAACACGTCGTTACCGCGAGCAGTTAACCTCATTGCCAGAGCAACACGCCATCTCAGGCACCAGCAGTAAGCGTATTTTACGCATTCTGCGTTTGGCTATTTTGCTAACTCACCGCCGTAACCCAGCGCTAGAACCTGAGTTCAAGCTGACGACAGATGGCAACAACCTGACCTTAACGCTTTCGAAGCAATGGCTAGCAGACAACCCGCTGACCGCTGCAGAGCTAGAGATCGAGTCGAACAGACAAACCGACATCGGTTGGCCTCTTGTTATTGCCGAGCTATAG
- a CDS encoding winged helix-turn-helix domain-containing protein, producing MLEKNSCFSVDEWLFIPNEGQILFANKTVTIDKRLTKLLEFLCLNPGQTHTRDELIDHVWSGMILTDQVVTQAVFELRKVLKQNSEQHSSYIITVPKRGYKFEADVIQSKIETEQTAEPEPVAIENTTQPSPSVAATTPEEPTKDTKPSKKNLLIGLLLGAIVVLESGYILYSATSSTNNKEAAPTTQLRHYEFRYVVLDISDDVRADPVLYGTVTKFIEYVSAYSGIRIVHSEPLKKIAAIKLTFGTSPSRDGKHTRLTMRYHNNISDRSHLNRRYPTELPELHHTLYRMVDDVLDSLYIKVPKEELTESISQLPTEDEALKYTLSGLGVLYNRAELPMVMDYFEKAQELDPSNDFVFVANYIGKIMNTFYASSGSKKQAIAQLNQDAKPRLERLLAKGMLARAYDANAIIALSEDEPEKAMKILLSMPPQNQSILTYLLLAKAEESRGNAGAAKELYIKATQGNSSLKAIQLASPLFFDSNLEPLLKELE from the coding sequence ATGTTGGAGAAAAATTCGTGTTTTAGTGTGGATGAGTGGCTGTTCATACCCAATGAAGGACAGATTCTCTTTGCCAACAAAACAGTGACGATTGATAAGCGCTTAACCAAGCTCTTGGAATTTCTGTGCCTTAACCCAGGGCAGACCCACACTCGTGACGAGCTCATCGACCACGTGTGGAGCGGTATGATCCTCACCGACCAAGTGGTAACCCAAGCCGTCTTTGAGCTGCGTAAAGTCCTCAAGCAGAACTCTGAACAACACAGTAGCTACATCATCACTGTACCCAAGCGTGGTTATAAGTTCGAAGCCGATGTTATCCAAAGCAAGATCGAAACCGAACAAACGGCAGAGCCAGAACCTGTAGCGATAGAAAACACCACGCAGCCCTCACCATCAGTGGCTGCAACAACTCCCGAAGAACCAACGAAAGATACCAAGCCTAGCAAAAAGAACCTCCTGATTGGTTTGTTGCTTGGTGCGATTGTCGTTTTAGAGTCCGGTTATATCCTCTACTCAGCCACCAGCAGTACTAACAACAAAGAGGCAGCACCAACAACACAGCTTAGACACTATGAATTTCGTTATGTGGTGCTTGATATCAGTGATGATGTCAGAGCCGATCCGGTTCTCTACGGTACCGTCACCAAGTTTATTGAATACGTGAGTGCCTACAGCGGTATTCGTATCGTACACAGTGAGCCATTAAAGAAAATTGCGGCTATCAAGCTCACCTTTGGTACCAGTCCAAGTCGAGACGGCAAACACACGCGACTCACGATGCGTTATCACAACAACATATCTGATCGATCGCACCTCAACCGTCGTTACCCAACAGAGCTACCAGAACTTCATCACACGCTGTATCGCATGGTCGATGACGTCTTAGATTCTCTGTACATAAAAGTACCCAAAGAAGAGCTCACAGAGAGTATTAGCCAACTACCTACAGAAGACGAAGCGCTCAAGTACACACTCAGTGGTTTAGGTGTTTTGTATAACCGTGCAGAACTGCCAATGGTGATGGATTACTTTGAAAAAGCGCAGGAATTAGATCCGAGCAATGACTTTGTGTTCGTGGCGAACTACATCGGCAAGATAATGAATACCTTTTACGCCTCATCAGGCAGTAAAAAGCAGGCGATTGCCCAACTCAACCAAGATGCGAAGCCAAGGCTAGAGCGATTATTGGCTAAAGGGATGTTGGCCCGCGCCTATGATGCCAACGCCATCATCGCCCTTTCTGAGGATGAGCCAGAAAAAGCGATGAAGATTTTGCTGTCGATGCCACCGCAGAATCAGTCGATATTGACCTACCTACTACTTGCGAAAGCAGAGGAGTCACGCGGTAATGCGGGTGCAGCGAAAGAGCTCTACATCAAAGCGACGCAAGGGAACTCTTCACTCAAAGCAATCCAGCTTGCCTCCCCACTGTTTTTCGACAGTAATCTCGAACCTCTGCTTAAAGAGTTAGAGTGA
- a CDS encoding TerC family protein, translating to MYVDYLASFSMLLLLEVILGVDNIIFISILVEKLPVRLRSRIRNLGIGLAVLTRIGLVFSVTWLMSLTEPFVTVFDRGLSGKDLILIVGGAFLLVKSFKELLGWLLAKEKKEKSALENSVTMIVLQIIAIDAVFSFDSVITAVALVHNVEIIIAAIVISAIIMLAVAEKIQITITAYPGLKLLALLFLILLGGLLVVEGYGFHVDKSYLYVALAFGLTLEICHILLDRQLTKDKQSSEHEQAPDSQLKNSNALSGDVFQ from the coding sequence ATGTACGTTGATTATCTCGCGTCATTTAGCATGCTCTTGCTGCTCGAAGTTATTCTCGGTGTCGACAACATTATCTTTATCTCCATCTTGGTCGAGAAGCTGCCTGTCAGGCTCAGAAGTCGTATTCGTAATCTTGGTATTGGATTAGCGGTGTTAACCCGCATTGGTTTGGTGTTTTCTGTCACTTGGCTAATGTCGCTCACTGAACCTTTTGTCACGGTGTTTGACCGAGGATTATCGGGCAAGGACTTAATCTTGATTGTTGGGGGAGCCTTCCTTCTAGTTAAGAGCTTTAAGGAGCTGTTGGGTTGGTTGCTGGCGAAAGAGAAGAAAGAGAAAAGCGCGCTTGAGAATAGTGTCACTATGATCGTGTTGCAGATTATTGCGATTGATGCGGTGTTCTCGTTTGACTCAGTGATTACTGCGGTTGCACTGGTACACAATGTCGAAATCATTATCGCTGCGATCGTTATCTCTGCAATCATCATGTTGGCGGTGGCAGAGAAGATTCAGATAACCATTACCGCTTACCCAGGCTTGAAGTTGTTAGCGCTGTTATTCCTGATTTTGCTAGGGGGATTATTGGTTGTAGAAGGGTATGGGTTCCATGTGGACAAAAGCTATTTGTACGTTGCATTGGCGTTTGGACTGACACTCGAAATCTGCCATATTCTGTTAGATAGGCAGCTAACGAAAGACAAACAGTCTTCTGAACATGAACAAGCACCCGACAGCCAACTGAAAAACAGCAACGCACTATCTGGTGATGTGTTCCAATGA
- a CDS encoding mechanosensitive ion channel family protein → MQSYIETIFMTLKEYDLLLAMLFIFIYWLLKRSTEKAIITLAQKKTVDATRTAFINRCFSIIYFGFLFATYLIVSGIGYGNFSIFISSVFTVIGVGFIAQWSILSNITASFLIFFVFPYRIGDSIVVADGGGIEGKILDIKMFHTLIRHPEGNIITYPNSLLLQKSVTKVTGKNLKYAASTPKRAIKDKGMDIESVIEAKV, encoded by the coding sequence ATGCAAAGCTACATCGAAACCATTTTTATGACGCTAAAAGAGTACGATTTGCTGCTCGCTATGCTGTTCATCTTTATCTACTGGCTACTTAAACGCTCGACAGAGAAAGCCATCATCACCCTCGCCCAAAAGAAAACCGTCGACGCTACACGCACCGCTTTTATCAACCGCTGCTTTAGTATCATTTACTTCGGTTTCTTGTTCGCGACGTATTTGATTGTCAGTGGTATCGGTTACGGTAACTTTTCGATTTTTATCTCTTCGGTGTTCACCGTCATAGGCGTAGGTTTTATTGCTCAGTGGTCAATTTTAAGCAACATCACCGCCAGCTTTCTTATCTTCTTTGTGTTTCCCTACCGCATTGGGGATTCAATCGTCGTAGCGGATGGAGGCGGCATTGAAGGCAAGATATTAGACATAAAGATGTTTCATACCCTTATTCGACACCCAGAAGGAAACATCATTACTTATCCAAACTCTCTTCTACTACAGAAAAGCGTGACTAAGGTGACCGGTAAGAATTTGAAATATGCGGCATCGACGCCCAAGAGAGCAATCAAAGACAAAGGTATGGATATAGAGAGTGTGATTGAAGCTAAGGTGTGA